The following proteins are co-located in the Meriones unguiculatus strain TT.TT164.6M chromosome 4, Bangor_MerUng_6.1, whole genome shotgun sequence genome:
- the Wfdc11 gene encoding protein WFDC11, with amino-acid sequence MKHSLLPFVVFLCLLLLLLLPPLAQGGRKQKYAPGELLLEECWGQPKANDCAKKCSRTFKCVHRGHTCCWTYCGNICAEIGKFFERKK; translated from the exons ATGAAGCACTCACTGCTCCCCTTCGTGGTGTTcctgtgcttgctgctgctgctgctgctgccgccactggcccagggagggaggaagcaaaAGTATGCTC CGGGGGAATTGTTGCTGGAGGAGTGCTGGGGACAGCCAAAAGCTAATGACTGTGCCAAGAAGTGTTCTAGAACTTTCAAATGTGTACACAGAGGCCACACATGCTGCTGGACCTACTGTGGAAACATCTGTGCAGAAATTGGG aaattttttgaaagaaagaaatga
- the Wfdc10a gene encoding WAP four-disulfide core domain protein 10A isoform X2 yields MSSRALLLILGVLLLLLSLAQGGIRRKKPAYEERGTPVIKACERKPKLYLCQRHCEADEDCQANNICCSTTCGNVCVNLLDDSVWEEPPARPDFYPEDMSESGETGDLY; encoded by the exons ATGTCGTCCAGGGCTCTGCTGCTCATTCTTGgcgttctgctgctgctgctatcgCTAGCCCAGGGAGGGATCCGCAGGAAAAAGCCAGCATATGAAG AACGAGGCACCCCTGTCATCAAGGCGTGTGAGAGGAAGCCCAAGTTGTATCTATGCCAACGCCACTGTGAGGCTGACGAAGACTGCCAAGCCAATAACATATGCTGCTCCACCACCTGCGGGAACGTTTGCGTGAACCTGTTGGATGATTCAGTGTGGGAAGAGCCCCCTGCTCGCCCTGACTTCTATCCAGAGG ACATGTCAGAAAGCGGGGAAACAGGTGATTTGTACTga
- the Wfdc10a gene encoding WAP four-disulfide core domain protein 10A isoform X3, with the protein MSSRALLLILGVLLLLLSLAQGGIRRKKPAYEVERGTPVIKACERKPKLYLCQRHCEADEDCQANNICCSTTCGNVCVNLLDDSVWEEPPARPDFYPEGQSFSQVMFDKIVFPPTAASNHIQ; encoded by the exons ATGTCGTCCAGGGCTCTGCTGCTCATTCTTGgcgttctgctgctgctgctatcgCTAGCCCAGGGAGGGATCCGCAGGAAAAAGCCAGCATATGAAG TAGAACGAGGCACCCCTGTCATCAAGGCGTGTGAGAGGAAGCCCAAGTTGTATCTATGCCAACGCCACTGTGAGGCTGACGAAGACTGCCAAGCCAATAACATATGCTGCTCCACCACCTGCGGGAACGTTTGCGTGAACCTGTTGGATGATTCAGTGTGGGAAGAGCCCCCTGCTCGCCCTGACTTCTATCCAGAGGGTCAGTCCTTCTCTCAGGTCATGTTTGACAAAATAGTGTTTCCGCCCACAGCCGCTTCAAACCATATCCAATGA
- the Wfdc10a gene encoding WAP four-disulfide core domain protein 10A isoform X1, whose translation MSSRALLLILGVLLLLLSLAQGGIRRKKPAYEERGTPVIKACERKPKLYLCQRHCEADEDCQANNICCSTTCGNVCVNLLDDSVWEEPPARPDFYPEGQSFSQVMFDKIVFPPTAASNHIQ comes from the exons ATGTCGTCCAGGGCTCTGCTGCTCATTCTTGgcgttctgctgctgctgctatcgCTAGCCCAGGGAGGGATCCGCAGGAAAAAGCCAGCATATGAAG AACGAGGCACCCCTGTCATCAAGGCGTGTGAGAGGAAGCCCAAGTTGTATCTATGCCAACGCCACTGTGAGGCTGACGAAGACTGCCAAGCCAATAACATATGCTGCTCCACCACCTGCGGGAACGTTTGCGTGAACCTGTTGGATGATTCAGTGTGGGAAGAGCCCCCTGCTCGCCCTGACTTCTATCCAGAGGGTCAGTCCTTCTCTCAGGTCATGTTTGACAAAATAGTGTTTCCGCCCACAGCCGCTTCAAACCATATCCAATGA